One Microcebus murinus isolate Inina chromosome 9, M.murinus_Inina_mat1.0, whole genome shotgun sequence DNA window includes the following coding sequences:
- the RPA3 gene encoding replication protein A 14 kDa subunit, which yields MVDVMELPKSRINASMIAQFIDQPVCFVGKLEKIHPTGKMFILSDGEGKNGTIELMDPLDEEISGIVEVVGRVTPKATIMCASYVQFREDNHPFDLGLYNEAVKIIHEFPQFFPLGVVQYD from the exons ATGGTGGACGTAATGGAGTTGCCCAAGTCGCGCATCAACGCCAGCATGATAGCTCAGTTCATCGATCAGCCCGTCTGCTTCGTAGGGAAGCTGGAAAAG attcaTCCCactggaaaaatgtttattctttcagATGGAGAAGGGAAAAATGGAACCATTGAGTTGATGGACCCT CTTGATGAAGAAATCTCTGGAATTGTGGAAGTAGTTGGAAGAGTAACACCCAAGGCAACCATCATGTGTGCATCTTATGTCCAGTTTAGAGAAGATAACCATCCTTTTg aTCTTGGACTTTACAATGAAGCTGTGAAAATTATCCATGAGTTCCCTCAGTTTTTTCCTTTAGGGGTTGTGCAATATGATTGA